Proteins encoded by one window of Streptomyces sp. ALI-76-A:
- a CDS encoding ABC transporter permease subunit: MAHSTTPGAAARTAPSSTTDGAAEPSEGGRPTKAAEPAKSPGVSKAEKKALKKAANGGTLRTRLRRDRTLILMTLPAVLLVLVFNYIPILGNVVAFQEYDPYVSDNGFVAIFHSPWVGFEQFSRIFEDSAFWDAVENTFVLFSLQLVLFFPVPILLALLINSVIRPRVRAVSQAILYLPHFFSWVLVITVFQQIFGGAGIIAQTLRQHGYEGFDLMTDPGIFKFLVTAEGVWKDAGWGIIVFLAALASVSPDLYEASAMDGAGRWRRMWHVTLPALRPVIALLLVLRVGDALTVGFEQILLQRDAVGPGAAEVLDTYVWWNGVRNQDFSYAAAAGLIKGVVSLGLVLAANKVAHLMGEQGVYKK, translated from the coding sequence GTGGCACACAGCACCACTCCGGGCGCCGCCGCGCGCACCGCGCCGTCGTCCACGACGGACGGCGCCGCCGAACCCTCCGAAGGGGGCAGGCCCACCAAGGCGGCCGAGCCCGCCAAGTCCCCCGGGGTCTCCAAGGCCGAGAAGAAGGCCCTGAAGAAGGCCGCGAACGGCGGCACCCTCAGGACCCGCCTCAGGCGGGACCGCACGCTGATCCTGATGACCCTGCCGGCCGTCCTGCTGGTCCTGGTCTTCAACTACATACCGATCCTGGGCAACGTCGTCGCCTTCCAGGAGTACGACCCGTACGTCAGCGACAACGGCTTCGTCGCGATCTTCCACAGCCCCTGGGTCGGCTTCGAGCAGTTCTCGCGGATCTTCGAGGACTCGGCGTTCTGGGACGCGGTCGAGAACACCTTCGTCCTGTTCTCGCTCCAGCTGGTGCTCTTCTTCCCGGTCCCGATCCTGCTCGCGCTGCTCATCAACAGCGTGATCAGGCCCCGGGTGCGGGCGGTGTCGCAGGCGATCCTCTACCTGCCGCACTTCTTCTCCTGGGTGCTGGTCATCACCGTCTTCCAGCAGATCTTCGGCGGCGCCGGCATCATCGCGCAGACCCTGCGCCAGCACGGCTACGAGGGCTTCGACCTGATGACCGACCCGGGGATCTTCAAGTTCCTGGTGACGGCGGAGGGCGTCTGGAAGGACGCGGGCTGGGGCATCATCGTCTTCCTCGCGGCGCTGGCCTCCGTCAGCCCCGATCTGTACGAGGCCTCGGCGATGGACGGGGCCGGCCGGTGGCGCCGGATGTGGCACGTCACGCTGCCCGCGCTGCGACCGGTCATCGCCCTGCTCCTGGTGCTGCGCGTCGGTGACGCGCTCACGGTCGGCTTCGAACAGATCCTGCTGCAGAGAGACGCGGTGGGACCGGGCGCGGCGGAAGTCCTCGACACCTACGTGTGGTGGAACGGCGTCCGCAACCAGGACTTCAGTTACGCGGCCGCGGCGGGCCTGATCAAGGGCGTGGTCAGTCTCGGCCTCGTCCTCGCCGCGAACAAGGTCGCCCATCTCATGGGCGAGCAGGGGGTGTACAAGAAGTGA
- a CDS encoding 1,4-beta-glucanase translates to MRASNLSRRAVLVGTAAAAALTAIPVGQGRAYGAETAAAPAYRWRTAVIGGTGFVTGVLFHPSVRGLAYARTDIGGAYRWDDRAARWTPLTDHLGWDDWNLLGVEAMAVDPAHPDRVYLALGTYSQPWAGNGAVLRSEDRGATWTRTDLAVKLGANEDGRGTGERLLVDPRDSDTLWLGTRHDGLLKSTDRGATWNAVSFPAAPVDTGQGVTLLVAAGRALYAGWGDSDGTAANLYRTTDGTAWEAVPGQPSGTAAKVPIRAGYDRHTRELYVSYANAPGPNGQSDGSVHKLRVTDGKWTEVTPAKPGGTTSDGSADTFGYGGVAVDARRPGTVVVSTNNRWAAVDTLYRTTDGGRTWTSLKDTAVFDVSETPFLKWGGDQPKFGWWIQAVGVDPFDSKHVVYGTGATLYGTRDLKKWAPQIRGLEETAVRQLISPPTGKAHLLSGLGDIGVMYHERLTASPSRGMATNPVFGSATGLAQAARRPAYVVRAGWGDHGNGAFSRDGGQTWAPFAAQPAIAKDAPGPIATNADGSVLLWSFVHWDGTRYAAHRSADNGATWSEVSSFPKGATPVADPADPALFYAYDTEAGTLLASTDSGRTFTARATGLPSGDSQFKVVAAPGRSGDLWLSAKGNGLYRSTDGGVTFAKVDSCRASYTLGFGKAADGARYPAVYQVGSTETITAVYRSDDGAKTWVRINDDAHQWGWTGEVITGDPRVYGRVYLATNGRGIQYGEPV, encoded by the coding sequence ATGCGTGCGTCCAACCTGAGTCGGCGTGCCGTTCTCGTGGGAACCGCGGCCGCCGCCGCGCTCACCGCGATTCCCGTAGGCCAGGGGCGGGCGTACGGCGCCGAGACCGCCGCCGCCCCCGCCTACCGCTGGCGCACCGCCGTCATCGGCGGTACCGGGTTCGTCACCGGTGTGCTGTTCCATCCGTCCGTACGCGGTCTCGCCTACGCCCGGACCGACATCGGCGGTGCCTACCGCTGGGACGACCGGGCCGCCCGCTGGACCCCGCTGACCGATCACCTCGGCTGGGACGACTGGAACCTGCTCGGCGTCGAGGCGATGGCCGTCGACCCCGCCCACCCCGACCGGGTCTACCTCGCCCTCGGCACCTATTCCCAGCCCTGGGCCGGCAACGGCGCCGTGCTGCGCTCCGAGGACCGGGGCGCCACCTGGACCCGTACCGACCTGGCGGTGAAGCTCGGCGCCAACGAGGACGGCCGGGGCACGGGAGAGCGGCTGCTGGTGGACCCGCGCGACAGCGACACCCTGTGGCTGGGCACCCGGCACGACGGGCTGCTCAAGTCCACCGACCGGGGTGCCACGTGGAACGCGGTGAGCTTCCCCGCCGCGCCCGTGGACACCGGCCAGGGCGTCACCCTCCTGGTCGCCGCCGGCCGCGCCCTGTACGCCGGGTGGGGCGACTCGGACGGGACGGCCGCCAACCTGTACCGCACCACCGACGGCACCGCCTGGGAAGCCGTCCCCGGACAGCCCTCCGGCACCGCCGCCAAGGTCCCGATCCGCGCCGGGTACGACCGGCACACCCGCGAGCTGTACGTCTCGTACGCCAACGCCCCCGGTCCCAACGGGCAGTCGGACGGCAGCGTGCACAAGCTGCGCGTCACGGACGGGAAGTGGACCGAGGTCACGCCGGCGAAGCCGGGCGGGACGACGAGCGACGGCTCCGCCGACACCTTCGGCTACGGCGGGGTCGCCGTCGACGCCCGCCGCCCCGGCACCGTGGTCGTCTCCACCAACAACCGCTGGGCGGCGGTCGACACCCTGTACCGGACCACCGACGGCGGCCGCACCTGGACGTCCCTCAAGGACACCGCCGTGTTCGACGTGTCCGAGACGCCCTTCCTCAAGTGGGGCGGCGACCAGCCCAAGTTCGGCTGGTGGATCCAGGCGGTCGGCGTCGACCCGTTCGACTCCAAGCACGTCGTCTACGGCACCGGCGCCACTCTCTACGGCACCCGGGACCTGAAGAAGTGGGCCCCGCAGATCCGCGGCCTGGAGGAGACGGCCGTGCGCCAGCTGATCTCGCCCCCGACCGGGAAGGCGCATCTGCTCAGCGGACTCGGGGACATCGGCGTGATGTACCACGAGCGGCTCACGGCGTCCCCGTCGCGCGGCATGGCGACGAACCCCGTCTTCGGGTCGGCGACGGGCCTCGCGCAGGCCGCCCGCAGACCGGCGTACGTCGTCCGCGCCGGCTGGGGCGACCACGGCAACGGCGCCTTCTCGCGCGACGGCGGGCAGACCTGGGCGCCCTTCGCGGCCCAGCCCGCCATCGCCAAGGACGCGCCGGGGCCGATCGCCACCAACGCCGACGGCAGTGTGCTGCTGTGGTCCTTCGTGCACTGGGACGGCACCAGGTACGCGGCCCACCGCTCGGCGGACAACGGCGCCACCTGGTCCGAGGTCTCCTCCTTCCCGAAGGGCGCCACCCCGGTCGCCGACCCGGCCGACCCGGCGCTCTTCTACGCGTACGACACCGAGGCGGGAACGCTGCTCGCCAGCACCGACAGCGGCCGCACCTTCACCGCGCGGGCGACCGGACTGCCCTCGGGGGACAGCCAGTTCAAGGTGGTCGCGGCTCCGGGCAGGTCCGGTGACCTGTGGCTGAGCGCCAAGGGGAACGGGCTGTACCGGTCCACCGACGGCGGGGTCACCTTCGCGAAGGTCGACAGCTGCCGGGCCTCGTACACCCTCGGCTTCGGCAAGGCGGCCGACGGGGCGCGGTACCCCGCCGTCTACCAGGTCGGCTCCACCGAGACCATCACGGCCGTCTACCGCTCCGACGACGGGGCGAAGACCTGGGTGCGGATCAACGACGACGCCCATCAGTGGGGCTGGACCGGCGAGGTCATCACCGGCGACCCGCGCGTGTACGGCCGTGTGTATCTCGCCACCAACGGGCGCGGGATCCAGTACGGGGAGCCCGTCTGA
- a CDS encoding carbohydrate ABC transporter permease, producing MSAVTEERPKAPAPRAPGRWAAPPRPVWEEKPNPAGLAGKGIVLAFACLAVLFPLWIVVVTSLSSKQTISEAGGLVVIPKEITFIAYQELLSGGQVTRATLVSLGVTLAGTAFSMTVSVLAAYGLSRIGSVGHRWFLMTLLATMFFGAGLIPTYLLVQSLGLTDTYLALILPSAISVFNILVLRAFFMGISPELTDSARIDGAGDWRILWQIVMPLSRAVIAVITLFYAVGYWSAWFNASLYLSDQDMMPLQNVMIQLVQKQEPPVGMSQAIKTGQLSALGVQMAVMVLALLPVAVVSPFVQRHFKKGMLTGAVKG from the coding sequence GTGAGCGCTGTCACCGAGGAACGGCCGAAGGCCCCCGCCCCGAGGGCTCCCGGACGCTGGGCCGCCCCGCCGCGGCCCGTCTGGGAGGAGAAGCCCAACCCGGCCGGGCTCGCGGGCAAGGGCATCGTCCTGGCCTTCGCCTGCCTAGCCGTCCTGTTCCCGCTGTGGATCGTCGTCGTCACCAGTCTGTCCTCGAAGCAGACCATCAGCGAGGCCGGCGGTCTGGTGGTGATCCCCAAGGAGATCACCTTCATCGCCTACCAGGAGCTGCTGAGCGGCGGACAGGTCACCCGCGCCACCCTCGTCAGCCTGGGCGTCACGCTCGCCGGCACCGCGTTCTCGATGACGGTGTCCGTCCTCGCGGCGTACGGGCTCTCCCGCATCGGGTCGGTCGGCCACCGCTGGTTCCTGATGACCCTGCTCGCCACCATGTTCTTCGGCGCCGGTCTCATCCCCACGTATCTGCTGGTGCAGTCGCTGGGGCTGACGGACACCTACCTCGCGCTGATCCTGCCGAGCGCGATCAGCGTCTTCAACATCCTGGTGCTGCGGGCGTTCTTCATGGGCATCTCGCCCGAACTCACCGACAGCGCGCGGATCGACGGGGCGGGGGACTGGCGGATCCTCTGGCAGATCGTGATGCCGCTCTCCCGCGCCGTCATCGCGGTGATCACGCTCTTCTACGCCGTCGGCTACTGGAGCGCCTGGTTCAACGCGTCGCTCTACCTGAGCGACCAGGACATGATGCCGCTGCAGAACGTCATGATCCAGCTCGTCCAGAAGCAGGAGCCTCCGGTCGGCATGAGCCAGGCCATCAAGACGGGCCAGCTGTCCGCGCTCGGCGTCCAGATGGCGGTCATGGTGCTGGCGCTGCTTCCCGTCGCCGTCGTCTCGCCCTTCGTCCAGCGGCACTTCAAGAAGGGCATGCTCACGGGTGCGGTGAAGGGCTGA
- a CDS encoding extracellular solute-binding protein: MTPNAASASSAPSRRSFLASTAVATAAVAGGMPLLAACGGSDGGSKEGTTAGKNAKKILPAFVAQNVVTPDIPSKNGSAAGFTSELSLADLKTSVPQKLGKGSTIKIMSPFWGTPPKSGNPYYTTMNGLIGADIVWQNQDGNTYDEKLGAVLASSDMPDVVVIPSWNMGGKIPSAIISKMADLGPYLSGDKVKEYPNLAAIPTDAWQYSIFGGKLRGLPMPAPTTPATVPFYRKDVFDKEGYELPTSADEFLALAKEITNARAKVWACDDMKWSAFNIFGALGGAEKPLGWNVVDGKLIYRVETDEYLEALEWTRKLYAAGVVHPDTKAQNQGNAGQRFTDGQVLMYNGNIADWWGKMAEQSSQNKEFRISGMDIFGHDGSDPQLFAGSPAGIFAFVNKKASKAKIQDVLAAANVTAAPYGTKEYMLTNYGVEGTHYTLKDGVPTKNDKGNQEVLNAFVMLASPAPTIAHPDFPDIAKEQVEWQQRMGAFTKKTPFFGMQVTEPARYTNLSNDFEQLEDDIVRGRKKISDMQQAVSDWKSQGGDKLRDWYQKLLDDNGSAQG, from the coding sequence ATGACGCCGAACGCCGCTTCCGCCTCCTCCGCCCCGAGCCGGAGAAGCTTCCTCGCCTCCACGGCGGTCGCCACCGCCGCGGTGGCGGGCGGGATGCCGCTTCTTGCCGCGTGCGGGGGGTCCGACGGCGGCTCCAAGGAGGGCACGACCGCGGGCAAGAACGCGAAGAAGATCCTTCCCGCCTTCGTGGCGCAGAACGTGGTGACGCCGGACATCCCGTCGAAGAACGGCTCCGCCGCCGGCTTCACCAGCGAGCTGTCTCTGGCCGACCTGAAGACCTCGGTGCCCCAGAAGCTCGGCAAGGGCAGCACCATCAAGATCATGTCGCCGTTCTGGGGAACGCCGCCGAAGAGCGGCAATCCCTACTACACGACGATGAACGGGTTGATCGGCGCCGACATCGTCTGGCAGAACCAGGACGGCAACACGTACGACGAGAAGCTGGGCGCGGTCCTCGCCTCCAGTGACATGCCGGACGTCGTGGTGATCCCCAGCTGGAACATGGGCGGCAAGATACCCAGCGCCATCATCAGCAAGATGGCCGACCTCGGCCCGTACCTCTCGGGCGACAAGGTCAAGGAGTACCCGAACCTCGCGGCCATCCCGACCGACGCCTGGCAGTACTCCATCTTCGGCGGCAAGCTGCGCGGGCTGCCGATGCCCGCGCCCACGACCCCGGCCACCGTGCCCTTCTACCGCAAGGACGTCTTCGACAAGGAGGGGTACGAACTCCCCACCTCCGCAGACGAGTTCCTGGCCCTCGCCAAGGAGATCACCAACGCCCGGGCGAAGGTGTGGGCCTGCGACGACATGAAGTGGTCCGCATTCAACATCTTCGGTGCGCTGGGCGGCGCCGAGAAGCCGCTCGGCTGGAACGTGGTCGACGGCAAGCTGATCTACCGCGTCGAGACCGACGAATACCTCGAAGCGCTGGAGTGGACGCGGAAGCTCTACGCCGCGGGCGTCGTCCATCCCGACACCAAGGCGCAGAACCAGGGCAACGCGGGCCAGCGCTTCACCGACGGCCAGGTCCTGATGTACAACGGGAACATCGCGGACTGGTGGGGCAAGATGGCCGAACAGTCCAGCCAGAACAAGGAATTCCGCATCAGCGGTATGGACATCTTCGGCCATGACGGCAGCGATCCCCAGCTGTTCGCCGGATCGCCCGCGGGCATCTTCGCCTTCGTCAACAAGAAGGCGTCGAAGGCCAAGATCCAGGACGTGCTGGCCGCCGCGAACGTCACCGCGGCCCCGTACGGCACCAAGGAGTACATGCTCACCAACTACGGGGTGGAGGGCACGCACTACACCCTCAAGGACGGCGTTCCCACCAAGAACGACAAGGGCAACCAGGAGGTCCTGAACGCCTTCGTCATGCTCGCCAGCCCTGCCCCGACCATCGCGCACCCCGACTTCCCGGACATCGCGAAGGAACAGGTGGAGTGGCAGCAGCGGATGGGCGCCTTCACCAAGAAGACCCCCTTCTTCGGGATGCAGGTCACCGAGCCCGCCCGCTACACCAACCTTTCCAACGACTTCGAGCAGCTGGAGGACGACATCGTCCGCGGCCGCAAGAAGATCAGCGACATGCAGCAGGCGGTGTCGGACTGGAAGAGCCAGGGCGGCGACAAGCTGCGGGACTGGTACCAGAAGCTGCTGGACGACAACGGATCCGCGCAGGGGTGA
- a CDS encoding beta-galactosidase: MPSLHDTTRGRLLYGGDYNPEQWPEETWHEDVGLMKDAGVNSVTVGVFSWAKLEPSPGAREFGWLDRLMDLMHEHGVGVVLATPTASPPPWMGHLHPDTLPVDQDGRTEWWGGRQHFSHSSATYRRYAAAITEDLAARYGTHPALTLWHINNEYCTYDWSDQAAARFRRWLQDRYGTLDALNTAWGTAFWSQGYGDWAEIHTPRHAHYLKNPGQVLDFKRFTSDMLLECYTAERDIVRRATPHLPVTTNFMPLWAGQDAWRWAEEEDVVSVDLYPDPRDPLGAQHGALVQDMTRSQARGPWMLMEQAAGPVNWRGVNHPKPRGLNRLWSLQAVARGADAVCYFQWRQSRQGAEKFHSGMVSHAGAEGRTYQEVKRLGADLARIGGRVAGSHTAHDIAILHDWHAWWAGAQDGRPSTHVDHPDLLRAWHRALWEAHLTTDFAHPEHDLSAYRLVVVPQLYALTDAAIDNLLGYVRGGGTLVCGFLTGIADEDDRVRPGGMDARLRELVGIRTLHEWWPLDADEHAECDGFRGTLWSEEIEKSEDAEAVAAYKSGELDGLPAVLRKGRAWYLSTLPEPQAMRDLLARIAADAGARPVLDALPAQVEAVRRGDLLFLLHHGRESVTVEVPGTHRDLLTDATVTDEITLGRYGVAVLTS; the protein is encoded by the coding sequence ATGCCCTCGCTGCACGACACGACCCGTGGCCGCCTCCTCTACGGCGGCGACTACAACCCCGAGCAGTGGCCCGAGGAGACCTGGCACGAGGACGTCGGCCTGATGAAGGACGCCGGCGTCAACTCCGTCACCGTCGGCGTCTTCTCCTGGGCGAAGCTCGAACCGAGCCCAGGAGCACGGGAGTTCGGCTGGCTGGACCGGCTGATGGACCTGATGCACGAGCACGGCGTCGGGGTCGTCCTCGCCACCCCCACCGCCTCGCCCCCGCCGTGGATGGGGCACCTGCACCCCGACACCCTGCCCGTCGACCAGGACGGCCGCACCGAGTGGTGGGGCGGACGCCAGCACTTCTCGCACTCCAGCGCCACCTACCGGCGTTACGCCGCCGCGATCACCGAGGACCTCGCCGCCCGCTACGGCACCCACCCGGCCCTCACCCTGTGGCACATCAACAACGAGTACTGCACCTACGACTGGAGCGACCAGGCCGCCGCCCGCTTCCGCCGCTGGCTCCAGGACAGGTACGGCACGCTCGACGCCCTCAACACCGCCTGGGGCACCGCCTTCTGGAGCCAGGGCTACGGCGACTGGGCCGAGATCCACACGCCCCGCCACGCGCACTACCTGAAGAACCCCGGCCAGGTGCTGGACTTCAAGCGGTTCACCTCCGACATGCTCCTGGAGTGCTACACCGCCGAGCGGGACATCGTCCGCCGGGCCACCCCGCACCTCCCCGTCACCACCAACTTCATGCCGCTGTGGGCCGGCCAGGACGCCTGGCGCTGGGCCGAGGAGGAGGACGTCGTCTCGGTCGACCTCTACCCCGACCCGCGCGACCCGCTCGGCGCGCAGCACGGCGCCCTCGTGCAGGACATGACCCGCTCCCAGGCGCGCGGCCCGTGGATGCTGATGGAACAGGCGGCCGGTCCGGTCAACTGGCGGGGCGTGAACCACCCCAAGCCGCGCGGCCTCAACCGCCTCTGGTCCCTCCAGGCCGTGGCCCGGGGCGCGGACGCCGTCTGCTACTTCCAGTGGCGCCAGTCCCGGCAGGGCGCGGAGAAGTTCCACTCCGGGATGGTCAGCCACGCGGGGGCGGAAGGCCGGACGTACCAGGAGGTCAAGCGGCTCGGTGCCGACCTCGCGCGGATCGGCGGGCGGGTCGCGGGCAGCCACACCGCCCACGACATCGCCATCCTGCACGACTGGCACGCCTGGTGGGCCGGCGCCCAGGACGGCCGTCCGTCCACGCACGTCGACCACCCCGACCTGCTCCGGGCCTGGCACCGCGCCCTGTGGGAGGCCCACCTCACCACCGACTTCGCCCACCCCGAGCACGACCTGAGCGCCTACCGGCTGGTCGTCGTCCCCCAGCTGTACGCCCTCACCGACGCGGCGATCGACAACCTCCTCGGGTACGTCCGGGGCGGCGGCACCCTGGTCTGCGGCTTCCTCACCGGCATCGCCGACGAGGACGACCGGGTACGCCCCGGCGGCATGGACGCCCGGCTGCGCGAGCTGGTCGGCATCCGCACCCTGCACGAGTGGTGGCCGCTGGACGCGGACGAGCACGCCGAGTGCGACGGCTTCCGCGGCACCCTGTGGTCGGAGGAGATCGAGAAGTCCGAGGACGCCGAGGCGGTGGCCGCGTACAAGAGCGGCGAGCTCGACGGCCTGCCCGCCGTGCTCCGCAAGGGCCGCGCCTGGTACCTCTCGACTCTCCCCGAGCCGCAGGCGATGCGCGACCTGCTCGCCCGGATCGCCGCCGACGCGGGTGCCCGGCCGGTGCTCGACGCGCTGCCCGCCCAGGTCGAGGCGGTCCGCCGCGGTGACCTGCTGTTCCTCCTCCACCACGGGCGCGAGTCGGTGACGGTCGAGGTCCCCGGCACCCACCGGGACCTCCTGACGGACGCGACGGTGACGGACGAGATCACCCTCGGCCGCTACGGCGTGGCGGTGCTGACGTCATGA